The following coding sequences are from one Leptospira mayottensis 200901116 window:
- a CDS encoding Rpn family recombination-promoting nuclease/putative transposase: MSDMTNPHDRLIRETLQDKEDAILFFKNSLPENVIELLDLNELELTQSSFISESLKEEQTDLLFQIPLKSGKKTNVYLLFEHKSYLDEAVFSQLLGYISAIYKSQFRTDKKYSVVIPFIFYHGERSWTLGNSFQDRFILSKNEEEVFRKYIPDFELEFFDLSKVDLSRLESITLRVILGVVQKIWEGDTSFLAYLGEIFELLTSLKNESKRVEILQKLFLYIFNVREIEPTEITSVFSHSRFNQEYEDLVMTTAEKLRKEGEIKGEIKGEFKGEFKNKIKTARKMFKEGSSLEFVLKVTELTEQELKDHGVI, from the coding sequence ATGTCTGATATGACAAACCCACATGACCGTTTAATCCGGGAAACTTTGCAGGACAAAGAGGATGCGATTTTATTTTTTAAAAATAGTTTACCGGAAAATGTAATCGAACTTTTAGACCTAAACGAATTAGAACTTACACAATCTAGTTTTATTTCGGAAAGTCTAAAAGAAGAACAAACCGATCTACTCTTTCAGATCCCACTGAAATCAGGGAAAAAAACAAACGTTTATCTTCTATTTGAACACAAAAGTTATTTGGATGAAGCAGTCTTTAGCCAACTATTAGGGTACATATCCGCAATCTACAAGTCTCAGTTTAGGACGGATAAAAAATATTCCGTCGTGATTCCGTTTATATTCTATCACGGTGAAAGATCTTGGACTTTAGGAAATAGTTTTCAAGATAGATTTATACTCTCCAAAAACGAAGAGGAAGTATTTAGAAAATACATTCCTGATTTTGAACTAGAATTTTTTGATCTGTCCAAAGTGGATCTAAGCCGACTGGAAAGTATCACCCTAAGAGTCATTTTAGGAGTGGTTCAAAAAATTTGGGAAGGGGATACTTCATTTTTAGCCTATTTAGGAGAAATATTTGAACTCTTAACGAGTCTAAAAAACGAATCGAAAAGGGTTGAAATTTTACAAAAACTGTTTTTGTATATATTTAATGTAAGAGAAATCGAACCGACTGAAATTACAAGCGTATTCAGTCATTCTAGGTTTAATCAGGAATACGAGGATTTAGTCATGACAACAGCTGAAAAATTAAGAAAAGAAGGTGAGATCAAAGGTGAAATTAAAGGTGAATTCAAAGGTGAATTCAAAAATAAGATCAAAACTGCCCGAAAGATGTTCAAAGAAGGTTCCAGTTTAGAATTTGTATTAAAGGTTACCGAACTTACAGAACAAGAATTAAAAGACCACGGAGTGATATAA